A portion of the Chondrinema litorale genome contains these proteins:
- a CDS encoding regulatory protein RecX, producing the protein MKKKLKSYSKKEVLQQLASYCAYQDRCMQEITLKLKDYDLPQEEKDWVVDQLISEQFIDELRFARTYSRSKFYYKKWGKKKISYALKGKGISNKHIDEGLKEIKETDYFDTLETLLEKKKNSLKDSEPFTVKKKLYAYAVSKGYEPSLVMSIIE; encoded by the coding sequence TTGAAAAAAAAGCTAAAGTCTTATAGTAAAAAAGAAGTTTTACAACAACTTGCATCATATTGCGCCTATCAAGATAGATGCATGCAAGAAATCACTTTAAAACTCAAAGATTACGATCTTCCACAAGAAGAAAAAGACTGGGTGGTAGATCAGTTAATCAGTGAACAATTTATTGATGAATTACGTTTTGCTCGAACTTATAGCAGAAGTAAATTTTACTATAAGAAGTGGGGGAAAAAGAAGATCAGCTATGCACTAAAAGGAAAGGGAATAAGCAACAAACACATTGACGAAGGCCTCAAAGAGATTAAAGAAACAGACTATTTTGACACGCTTGAAACACTGTTGGAAAAGAAAAAAAATAGCCTGAAAGATTCAGAACCTTTTACAGTTAAAAAAAAGTTATATGCTTATGCTGTTTCAAAAGGATATGAGC
- a CDS encoding class I SAM-dependent methyltransferase, whose translation MQRIEKASWDFVHKYQKIPPSELLLKKQLHEGVDINWAVKQIEARQKAEKKLPSWFNNKEIEFPVRLSMEQSSSEATASYKANLLEGERLIDLTGGFGVDAFHFCKNFKEVFYCERDEDLCRIAEYNSNVLAINNLTVKQGDSLEVLKDIPFDFDVIYLDPARRDANQKKVVSFADCQPDVIENKNFLLSKAEKVLIKASPMLDIPQALRELDNVTTVFVVAVENEVKELLFLLERSPAERVKKVAVNIVKDDINEFESTDVSNIDFSETLNYLYEPNVALLKAGLQNEAAAKYHLLKLHPNSHLYTSTHLFEDFPGRVFNVDQLLKVKKKLIQKEIPGKKANITVRNFPMNVADIRKKTGLKEGGEIYLFATTLLNNDKVLIKCSKP comes from the coding sequence ATGCAAAGGATAGAAAAAGCAAGCTGGGATTTTGTGCATAAGTATCAAAAAATACCACCATCAGAGCTATTGTTAAAGAAGCAATTGCACGAAGGTGTAGATATAAATTGGGCTGTAAAACAGATTGAGGCAAGGCAGAAGGCAGAGAAAAAACTACCATCTTGGTTTAATAATAAAGAAATTGAATTTCCTGTGAGGCTTTCTATGGAGCAGAGCTCGTCTGAGGCTACAGCTTCTTATAAAGCAAATTTATTGGAAGGAGAAAGGCTGATTGATTTAACAGGAGGTTTCGGAGTAGATGCTTTTCATTTCTGTAAAAACTTTAAAGAAGTATTTTACTGCGAAAGAGACGAAGACTTATGTAGAATTGCTGAGTACAACAGTAATGTATTGGCAATTAACAACTTAACTGTAAAACAAGGCGATAGCCTAGAGGTACTTAAAGATATTCCTTTTGATTTTGATGTAATCTATCTCGATCCAGCAAGGAGAGATGCCAATCAAAAAAAAGTGGTTTCTTTTGCCGATTGTCAGCCAGATGTTATTGAAAACAAAAACTTTCTGCTCTCAAAAGCAGAGAAGGTTTTAATTAAAGCCTCACCGATGTTAGATATTCCTCAGGCATTAAGGGAGCTAGATAATGTAACTACGGTATTTGTGGTAGCAGTAGAAAATGAGGTAAAAGAACTGTTATTCCTTTTAGAAAGAAGTCCTGCTGAGCGAGTAAAAAAAGTGGCAGTGAATATTGTAAAGGATGACATAAATGAATTTGAATCTACTGATGTTTCAAACATCGATTTTTCAGAAACACTTAATTATTTATATGAGCCAAATGTAGCATTGCTCAAAGCTGGTTTACAAAATGAAGCTGCGGCAAAGTATCACTTATTAAAGTTACATCCGAATAGTCATCTGTACACTTCAACTCATTTATTTGAAGATTTTCCAGGTAGAGTATTTAATGTAGATCAGCTTTTAAAAGTAAAAAAGAAACTAATTCAGAAGGAAATTCCGGGTAAAAAGGCAAATATTACAGTGAGAAACTTCCCGATGAATGTAGCCGACATCAGAAAAAAAACTGGATTAAAAGAAGGAGGTGAAATCTATCTTTTTGCAACTACACTATTAAATAATGATAAGGTGCTCATTAAATGCAGCAAACCATAA
- a CDS encoding bifunctional UDP-N-acetylmuramoyl-tripeptide:D-alanyl-D-alanine ligase/alanine racemase translates to MNKPATLPEYFFKDLLQKKKLLTDSRKLQLSNESVFFAIKGKKHDGHIYISDLYEKGIRDFVVKDVPEQSLLPNAKFYQVENVIEALQQLVALHRSQFKFPIVAITGSNGKTIVKEWLYQLLSPDFAIIKSPGSYNSQIGVPLSVWGIEERHQLGIFEAGISTTNEMEKLEEVIQPNVGILTNIGSSHDEGFDNREEKVKEKLKLFKNVDLLIYPKNIEVSSDLLNSVKAKKINWAFGETADFRFDVIQASGQKIKVICSYNSEKLELETNFSDAASLQNLATCITFILSFFNDRDKVIDSIKEGVKALRGVRMRLELKKGINECLLIDDTYNNDLAGLSVALDFLEQQSHASKKTVILSDMLESGEESAMLYQKVNELLQQNAVSKFIGVGAEISRHRNVFTLAETAFYENTSSFLSDKKQLGCFSKEVVLIKGARKFLFEEVVNALQEKIHGTHLEINLEAVTNNLNFYKSLLKPQTKLMVMVKAFGYGSSGFEIAKLLQHHRVDYLAVAYTDEAVRLRENGITLPVMVMNPHPESFEKLYQHDLEPQIYSLEILQHLIDFLQQKEAEKSMHVHINFDTGMRRLGFEVDDQKDLVATLKQHAKKIQVKAVMTHLAGADEEEHNAFSLKQLESFEKVCNNMENELGYSFISHALNSAGIARFNDRQFDMVRLGIGLYGVEPNAFYQDKLQPVSTLKTTVSQVKKVKKGESIGYSRKGIAKKDMEIGTIAIGYADGFDRRFGNGVGKVLVKGKLAPVTGSVCMDMTMIDVTGLNIKDGEEVVIFGEVPTVEGLAKWVGTIPYEIMTNVNERVKRLYFNG, encoded by the coding sequence ATGAATAAACCAGCCACTTTACCAGAGTATTTTTTTAAAGATTTATTGCAAAAAAAAAAATTACTTACCGATAGCAGAAAACTCCAGTTATCTAACGAGAGTGTATTTTTTGCTATTAAAGGCAAGAAACACGATGGGCACATTTATATCTCAGATTTGTATGAAAAAGGCATTAGAGATTTTGTGGTAAAAGATGTGCCTGAACAAAGTTTGTTACCTAATGCGAAATTTTATCAGGTTGAAAATGTGATAGAGGCTTTGCAACAATTGGTGGCTTTGCATAGAAGTCAATTTAAATTTCCAATTGTCGCCATTACTGGGAGCAACGGGAAAACCATTGTGAAGGAGTGGCTTTACCAATTGCTTTCGCCAGATTTTGCTATTATAAAAAGTCCGGGCAGTTATAACTCGCAAATAGGCGTGCCGCTTTCTGTTTGGGGAATTGAAGAAAGGCATCAGTTGGGGATTTTTGAGGCAGGTATTTCAACTACCAATGAAATGGAAAAGCTCGAAGAAGTAATCCAACCAAATGTAGGAATCCTTACAAATATCGGCAGCTCTCACGACGAAGGTTTTGATAACAGAGAAGAGAAAGTGAAGGAGAAATTGAAACTTTTTAAAAATGTTGATTTACTGATCTATCCTAAAAATATTGAAGTTTCTAGTGATTTACTCAATTCAGTTAAAGCTAAAAAAATAAACTGGGCATTTGGAGAGACTGCTGATTTTCGGTTCGATGTAATTCAGGCATCAGGACAAAAAATTAAGGTTATTTGTTCTTATAATTCTGAAAAGTTAGAGTTAGAAACCAACTTTTCAGATGCGGCCTCACTACAAAACCTGGCTACATGTATCACTTTTATACTGAGTTTTTTTAATGATAGGGACAAAGTTATAGATAGCATCAAAGAAGGAGTAAAAGCATTAAGAGGAGTGAGAATGCGATTGGAGCTTAAAAAAGGAATTAATGAGTGCCTTTTGATTGATGATACCTATAATAATGATCTTGCTGGACTTTCTGTAGCATTAGATTTTCTGGAACAGCAAAGCCATGCCAGTAAAAAAACAGTAATACTTTCAGACATGCTAGAGAGTGGCGAAGAATCCGCGATGCTCTATCAAAAAGTAAATGAACTCTTACAGCAAAATGCAGTAAGTAAGTTTATTGGAGTCGGTGCTGAAATTAGCCGTCATCGAAATGTTTTCACTTTAGCAGAAACTGCTTTTTATGAGAATACTTCCAGTTTTTTGTCTGATAAAAAACAATTGGGTTGCTTCTCTAAAGAAGTTGTGCTTATAAAAGGAGCTAGAAAATTTCTTTTTGAAGAAGTTGTAAATGCGCTCCAAGAGAAAATACATGGCACCCACCTAGAAATTAATCTGGAAGCTGTAACAAATAACCTCAATTTCTATAAAAGTCTTTTAAAGCCGCAAACCAAACTGATGGTAATGGTAAAGGCCTTCGGTTATGGAAGCAGTGGATTTGAGATTGCGAAACTACTACAACACCACAGAGTAGATTATTTGGCCGTTGCTTATACTGACGAAGCTGTTAGGTTAAGAGAAAATGGTATTACCTTACCTGTAATGGTGATGAATCCACATCCAGAATCTTTCGAAAAGTTGTATCAACACGATTTAGAACCTCAAATTTATTCATTAGAAATTCTTCAGCATTTAATCGATTTTTTACAGCAAAAAGAAGCAGAGAAGAGCATGCATGTGCATATCAACTTCGATACAGGTATGCGGAGATTAGGTTTTGAAGTAGATGATCAAAAAGATTTGGTAGCAACTTTAAAGCAGCATGCCAAAAAAATTCAGGTGAAAGCTGTAATGACTCATTTAGCTGGCGCCGATGAAGAAGAGCATAATGCTTTCTCTTTAAAGCAATTAGAATCCTTCGAAAAAGTATGTAACAACATGGAAAATGAATTGGGTTATAGTTTTATCAGTCATGCGCTTAACTCAGCAGGAATTGCACGCTTTAACGACAGGCAGTTTGATATGGTAAGATTAGGTATAGGTTTATATGGGGTCGAACCCAATGCTTTTTATCAGGATAAACTTCAGCCAGTTTCTACACTCAAAACAACGGTATCTCAAGTAAAAAAAGTAAAAAAAGGTGAGAGTATAGGGTACAGCAGAAAAGGGATAGCAAAAAAAGATATGGAAATTGGAACCATTGCCATTGGCTATGCTGATGGTTTCGACAGACGTTTTGGAAATGGTGTAGGTAAAGTATTGGTAAAGGGAAAATTGGCTCCAGTAACTGGTAGTGTATGTATGGATATGACAATGATTGATGTAACTGGCTTAAATATAAAGGATGGTGAAGAGGTAGTGATATTTGGAGAGGTGCCAACAGTAGAAGGTTTAGCAAAATGGGTGGGTACAATCCCTTACGAAATCATGACAAATGTAAATGAAAGAGTAAAAAGACTATATTTTAATGGCTAA
- the rpsO gene encoding 30S ribosomal protein S15, with protein MYLEKEKKAEIFEKFSFTKAAENTGSPESQIALFTHRISHLTEHLKQNKKDTSTRRGLLQLVGKRRKLLNYLQKKDITRYRSIIKELGIRK; from the coding sequence ATGTACCTGGAAAAAGAAAAAAAAGCAGAGATTTTTGAAAAGTTCAGCTTCACAAAAGCAGCTGAAAATACTGGTTCTCCGGAGTCTCAGATAGCTTTGTTTACTCATAGAATTAGTCATTTAACAGAGCATTTAAAGCAGAACAAGAAAGATACCTCTACAAGAAGAGGCTTGTTGCAATTGGTAGGTAAAAGAAGAAAACTTCTTAATTACCTTCAAAAGAAAGATATTACTCGTTACAGAAGTATTATTAAGGAATTGGGCATAAGAAAGTAA